The following proteins are encoded in a genomic region of Stigmatopora nigra isolate UIUO_SnigA chromosome 3, RoL_Snig_1.1, whole genome shotgun sequence:
- the secisbp2l gene encoding selenocysteine insertion sequence-binding protein 2-like isoform X2 has protein sequence MDASHIKDVKLSAEVEPFIPQKKGLEGSLVSMSLSGEPGGGGGGGGGIGGGNGGVETTPIPSYLITCYPFVQESQPNRQHQMYNAGELRWQQPNPGPGGPYLAYPIMSSPQPPVSNDYTYYQIMPAPCPPVMGFYQPFPSTYGGPVQPGVVNPVSPDVGERLLSHGPPYGMAHQRGRGMGRPNLPKQQLGVCQPPRGRRPPNRSLVMQKELCPMAHDSWSKKVLVDASQQTDFPGEIAGRCFMEPASPMLWTTRTNRLQGSNPAESYSDQGTSEVDIDSDSGYCSPKHKQATGVAHQTAKASTSSNGVETGVMTSTWVNVTSQATQKPWGDKNGHFHRVDQRKNPEQKNFSQDFHSVIPGRGLPNHSEQRLQPGLLARDEITPKPLYFEDEDEFPDLASGHGVQRCAKAEVAQTQVQPRLHRNMIENIAEDSPINIMQTPIRITTSVPKRAKSHRKKALAAAKATAQEYSEISMEQQKLQEALIKAAGKKSKTSVPLDLGDMLAALAKQQQAMKAKQITNTKPLAFTVGTITPFHSSASTNLAAMLKGHPQPQMGALNPLDSTPPRMKRGKEREIPKVKRPTALKKIILKEREGKKGKTSMDHESSAHEEHGADCLHFTEDLSQEPASQEENGLSVPSDASLSPASQNSPYSITPVSQGSPSSSGIGSPMASNAITIIHSRRFREYCNQVLSKEIDESVTLLLQELVRFQEVVHQKDPIKAKSKRRLVMGLREVTKHMKLCNLKCVIISPNCEKIQAKGGLDEALYNVISMAREQEIPFVFALGRKALGRCVNKLVSVSVVGIINYSGAERLFEHLVSLTEEATKAYKEMVSSLEQEQAEEALKHVKKVPHHMGHSRNHSAASATSFCSVISEPISEVNEKEYETTNWRSMVETVDAPETAEAEVSAPSPPVAPCRDNETVSAPASAVPQRATPGHGERDEVRADDRLELASQQSTETGSLDGSCRGPLNSSITSTTSTLVPGMLEEAEQEDEEEEDYTPKPISVEVPTLNSRIESWLSKTLEMQLGKTQDSTEEEEDEEEEDEEEEEEEAEDEDEERVHSGEEEGLVTDGISDTKVEDKIKEVEAKEVTA, from the exons ATGGATGCGAGTCACATTAAG GATGTGAAACTTTCCGCCGAAGTGGAACCGTTCATCCCGCAGAAGAAAGGTCTTGAAGGATCCTTGGTCAGCATGAGTCTGTCTGGAGAGCCaggaggtggtggaggaggaggagggggcatTGGAGGAGGCAACGGAGGGGTGGAAACTACTCCTATACCCAGCTACCTCATCACTTGCTACCCTTTTGTCCAGGAGAGCCAACCCAACAG GCAACATCAAATGTACAATGCAGGGGAGCTGCGCTGGCAGCAACCCAACCCTGGCCCCGGCGGTCCTTACCTGGCCTACCCAATCATGTCCTCCCCTCAGCCACCTGTGTCCAATGACTATACTTACTACCAGATAATGCCTGCCCCATGCCCGCCTGTCATGGGCTTTTACCAGCCATTTCCTAGCACGTATGGAGGCCCAGTGCAGCCAGGTGTTGTCAACCCAGTTTCGCCAGACGTTGGCGAAAGGCTTCTATCTCATGGACCGCCATATGGGATGGCGCATCAACGAGGGAGGGGGATGGGTCGACCTAATCTCCCAAAG CAACAGTTAGGTGTTTGCCAGCCGCCGAGGGGCCGCAGACCTCCAAACAGAAGTTTGGTCATGCAGAAGGAACTGTGCCCCATGGCACATGATAGTTGGAGTAAGAAAGTACTGGTAGATGCATCTCAGCAGACAG ATTTCCCAGGTGAAATTGCAGGCCGGTGTTTCATGGAACCGGCCAGTCCAATGCTATGGACGACCCGAACAAATAGGCTACAGGGATCAAATCCAGCTGAAAGCTACAGCGATCAGGGTACCAGCGAAGTCGATATAGACAGTGACAGTGGATACTGCAGCCCCAAACACAAACAAGCAACAGGAGTAGCCCATCAAACTGCAAAGGCATCAACATCATCCAAC GGAGTTGAGACTGGTGTAATGACAA GTACTTGGGTAAATGTAACTTCACAGGCTACGCAGAAGCCCTGGGGAGACAAGAACGGTCATTTCCACAGAGTAGACCAAAGGAAGAACCCTGAACAGAAAAACTTCTCACAG gATTTCCACAGTGTTATTCCAGGACGTGGTCTTCCAAATCACTCAGAACAAAGACTACAGCCAGGGCTGCTCGCTCGTGATGAGATCACTCCAAAACCCCTCTACTTTGAA GACGAAGATGAGTTCCCAGATTTAGCCAGTGGCCATGGTGTCCAACGCTGTGCCAAAGCAGAAGTCGCTCAGACACAAGTGCAGCCAAGGTTACATAGAAATATG ATAGAAAACATTGCAGAAGACTCCCCCATCAACATTATGCAGACACCAATCCGCATTACCACATCTGTTCCCAAAAGGGCAAAGAGCCATCGGAAGAAAGCCCTGGCTGCTGCCAAGGCCACAGCTCAGGAATACTCGGAGATTAGTATGGAACAGCAAAAACTACAG GAGGCCCTCATTAAGGCAGCAGGGAAGAAGAGCAAAACTTCTGTTCCGTTAGATTTAGGAGATATGCTGGCAGCTTTAGCTAAACAGCAGCAGGCCATGAAGGCCAAACAAATCACAAATACCAAGCCACTTGCTTTTACAG tgGGAACAATCACTCCATTCCACAGTTCAGCTTCAACCAACTTGGCAGCCATGTTGAAGGGTCACCCTCAACCACAAATGGGAGCCCTTAACCCTCTGGATTCTACTCCTCCACGGATGAAACGAGGGAAGGAGCGGGAGATCCCCAAAGTCAAGCGCCCTACAGCCCTTAAAAAG ATTATTCTCAAAGaacgagaaggaaaaaaaggtaaaacaagCATGGATCATGAGTCCTCAGCCCATGAAGAGCATGGGGctgattgtttacattttactgAAGACCTTTCCCAGGAGCCTGCATCTCAAGAAG AAAATGGTCTTAGTGTACCCAGTGATGCATCCCTCTCGCCAGCCAGTCAGAATTCACCATACAGCATTACGCCTGTTTCGCAGGGTTCTCCTTCAAGTTCAGGCATCGGAAGTCCTATGGCTTCAAATGCAATCACAATCATCCACAGTCGTCGTTTCAGAGA GTACTGTAACCAAGTCCTGAGCAAGGAGATCGACGAGAGCGTGACGCTACTGCTGCAGGAACTGGTTCGTTTCCAAGAAGTCGTCCACCAGAAAGACCCTATCAAGGCCAAGTCCAAACGGCGCCTGGTCATGGGCCTCCGAGAGGTCACAAAGCACATGAAGCTGTGTAATTTAAAGTGCGTCATTATCTCTCCAAACTGTGAGAAGATCCAAGCCAAAG GTGGCTTGGATGAAGCTCTGTACAATGTCATTTCTATGGCGCGAGAGCAGGAGATTCCATTTGTATTTGCTCTGGGTAGAAAAGCGCTTGGACGATGCGTCAACAAACTTGTATCTGTTAGTGTAGTTGGAATCATAAACTATTCTGGAGCAGAG CGCCTATTCGAGCATTTAGTGTCACTAACAGAAGAGGCAACAAAGGCCTACAAGGAAATGGTGTCGTCTCTGGAGCAGGAGCAAGCAGAGGAGGCTTTGAAACATGTCAAGAAAGTCCCACACCACATGGGACACTCTCGCAACCACTCCGCAGCCTCCGCTACCTCCTTTTGCTCAGTTATCTCGGAGCCCATCTCTGAGGTTAATGAGAAGGAATATG AGACTACAAACTGGCGAAGTATGGTTGAAACCGTAGACGCTCCAGAAACAGCTGAGGCCGAAGTAAGCGCCCCTTCGCCTCCTGTGGCCCCTTGCAGAGACAATGAGACCGTGTCAGCTCCCGCAAGCGCCGTGCCTCAGAGGGCAACACCGGGTCACGGCGAGCGGGACGAGGTCCGCGCCGACGACCGTCTGGAGCTGGCTTCTCAGCAGAGTACGGAGACCGGTTCGCTGGACGGCAGCTGCAGGGGCCCGCTtaactcctccatcacttccaCCACCTCCACCCTGGTGCCCGGCATGCTGGAAGAGGCCGAGCAggaggacgaagaagaagaggacTACACTCCCAAGCCCATTTCCGTGGAGGTACCCACCCTCAACAGCCGTATTGAATCGTGGTTGTCCAAAACCCTGGAGATGCAGCTGGGAAAAACCCAGGACAGtacagaagaggaagaagatgaagaggaggaagacgaggaagaggaggaggaggaagcagaagatgaagatgaagagaGAGTACATAGCGGGGAGGAGGAAGGCCTCGTTACAGATGGCATCTCGGATACCAAGGTGGAGGACAAAATAAAAGAGGTAGAGGCAAAGGAGGTCACGGCCTGA
- the secisbp2l gene encoding selenocysteine insertion sequence-binding protein 2-like isoform X1 has product MDASHIKDVKLSAEVEPFIPQKKGLEGSLVSMSLSGEPGGGGGGGGGIGGGNGGVETTPIPSYLITCYPFVQESQPNRQHQMYNAGELRWQQPNPGPGGPYLAYPIMSSPQPPVSNDYTYYQIMPAPCPPVMGFYQPFPSTYGGPVQPGVVNPVSPDVGERLLSHGPPYGMAHQRGRGMGRPNLPKQQLGVCQPPRGRRPPNRSLVMQKELCPMAHDSWSKKVLVDASQQTDFPGEIAGRCFMEPASPMLWTTRTNRLQGSNPAESYSDQGTSEVDIDSDSGYCSPKHKQATGVAHQTAKASTSSNGVETGVMTTGTWVNVTSQATQKPWGDKNGHFHRVDQRKNPEQKNFSQDFHSVIPGRGLPNHSEQRLQPGLLARDEITPKPLYFEDEDEFPDLASGHGVQRCAKAEVAQTQVQPRLHRNMIENIAEDSPINIMQTPIRITTSVPKRAKSHRKKALAAAKATAQEYSEISMEQQKLQEALIKAAGKKSKTSVPLDLGDMLAALAKQQQAMKAKQITNTKPLAFTVGTITPFHSSASTNLAAMLKGHPQPQMGALNPLDSTPPRMKRGKEREIPKVKRPTALKKIILKEREGKKGKTSMDHESSAHEEHGADCLHFTEDLSQEPASQEENGLSVPSDASLSPASQNSPYSITPVSQGSPSSSGIGSPMASNAITIIHSRRFREYCNQVLSKEIDESVTLLLQELVRFQEVVHQKDPIKAKSKRRLVMGLREVTKHMKLCNLKCVIISPNCEKIQAKGGLDEALYNVISMAREQEIPFVFALGRKALGRCVNKLVSVSVVGIINYSGAERLFEHLVSLTEEATKAYKEMVSSLEQEQAEEALKHVKKVPHHMGHSRNHSAASATSFCSVISEPISEVNEKEYETTNWRSMVETVDAPETAEAEVSAPSPPVAPCRDNETVSAPASAVPQRATPGHGERDEVRADDRLELASQQSTETGSLDGSCRGPLNSSITSTTSTLVPGMLEEAEQEDEEEEDYTPKPISVEVPTLNSRIESWLSKTLEMQLGKTQDSTEEEEDEEEEDEEEEEEEAEDEDEERVHSGEEEGLVTDGISDTKVEDKIKEVEAKEVTA; this is encoded by the exons ATGGATGCGAGTCACATTAAG GATGTGAAACTTTCCGCCGAAGTGGAACCGTTCATCCCGCAGAAGAAAGGTCTTGAAGGATCCTTGGTCAGCATGAGTCTGTCTGGAGAGCCaggaggtggtggaggaggaggagggggcatTGGAGGAGGCAACGGAGGGGTGGAAACTACTCCTATACCCAGCTACCTCATCACTTGCTACCCTTTTGTCCAGGAGAGCCAACCCAACAG GCAACATCAAATGTACAATGCAGGGGAGCTGCGCTGGCAGCAACCCAACCCTGGCCCCGGCGGTCCTTACCTGGCCTACCCAATCATGTCCTCCCCTCAGCCACCTGTGTCCAATGACTATACTTACTACCAGATAATGCCTGCCCCATGCCCGCCTGTCATGGGCTTTTACCAGCCATTTCCTAGCACGTATGGAGGCCCAGTGCAGCCAGGTGTTGTCAACCCAGTTTCGCCAGACGTTGGCGAAAGGCTTCTATCTCATGGACCGCCATATGGGATGGCGCATCAACGAGGGAGGGGGATGGGTCGACCTAATCTCCCAAAG CAACAGTTAGGTGTTTGCCAGCCGCCGAGGGGCCGCAGACCTCCAAACAGAAGTTTGGTCATGCAGAAGGAACTGTGCCCCATGGCACATGATAGTTGGAGTAAGAAAGTACTGGTAGATGCATCTCAGCAGACAG ATTTCCCAGGTGAAATTGCAGGCCGGTGTTTCATGGAACCGGCCAGTCCAATGCTATGGACGACCCGAACAAATAGGCTACAGGGATCAAATCCAGCTGAAAGCTACAGCGATCAGGGTACCAGCGAAGTCGATATAGACAGTGACAGTGGATACTGCAGCCCCAAACACAAACAAGCAACAGGAGTAGCCCATCAAACTGCAAAGGCATCAACATCATCCAAC GGAGTTGAGACTGGTGTAATGACAA CAGGTACTTGGGTAAATGTAACTTCACAGGCTACGCAGAAGCCCTGGGGAGACAAGAACGGTCATTTCCACAGAGTAGACCAAAGGAAGAACCCTGAACAGAAAAACTTCTCACAG gATTTCCACAGTGTTATTCCAGGACGTGGTCTTCCAAATCACTCAGAACAAAGACTACAGCCAGGGCTGCTCGCTCGTGATGAGATCACTCCAAAACCCCTCTACTTTGAA GACGAAGATGAGTTCCCAGATTTAGCCAGTGGCCATGGTGTCCAACGCTGTGCCAAAGCAGAAGTCGCTCAGACACAAGTGCAGCCAAGGTTACATAGAAATATG ATAGAAAACATTGCAGAAGACTCCCCCATCAACATTATGCAGACACCAATCCGCATTACCACATCTGTTCCCAAAAGGGCAAAGAGCCATCGGAAGAAAGCCCTGGCTGCTGCCAAGGCCACAGCTCAGGAATACTCGGAGATTAGTATGGAACAGCAAAAACTACAG GAGGCCCTCATTAAGGCAGCAGGGAAGAAGAGCAAAACTTCTGTTCCGTTAGATTTAGGAGATATGCTGGCAGCTTTAGCTAAACAGCAGCAGGCCATGAAGGCCAAACAAATCACAAATACCAAGCCACTTGCTTTTACAG tgGGAACAATCACTCCATTCCACAGTTCAGCTTCAACCAACTTGGCAGCCATGTTGAAGGGTCACCCTCAACCACAAATGGGAGCCCTTAACCCTCTGGATTCTACTCCTCCACGGATGAAACGAGGGAAGGAGCGGGAGATCCCCAAAGTCAAGCGCCCTACAGCCCTTAAAAAG ATTATTCTCAAAGaacgagaaggaaaaaaaggtaaaacaagCATGGATCATGAGTCCTCAGCCCATGAAGAGCATGGGGctgattgtttacattttactgAAGACCTTTCCCAGGAGCCTGCATCTCAAGAAG AAAATGGTCTTAGTGTACCCAGTGATGCATCCCTCTCGCCAGCCAGTCAGAATTCACCATACAGCATTACGCCTGTTTCGCAGGGTTCTCCTTCAAGTTCAGGCATCGGAAGTCCTATGGCTTCAAATGCAATCACAATCATCCACAGTCGTCGTTTCAGAGA GTACTGTAACCAAGTCCTGAGCAAGGAGATCGACGAGAGCGTGACGCTACTGCTGCAGGAACTGGTTCGTTTCCAAGAAGTCGTCCACCAGAAAGACCCTATCAAGGCCAAGTCCAAACGGCGCCTGGTCATGGGCCTCCGAGAGGTCACAAAGCACATGAAGCTGTGTAATTTAAAGTGCGTCATTATCTCTCCAAACTGTGAGAAGATCCAAGCCAAAG GTGGCTTGGATGAAGCTCTGTACAATGTCATTTCTATGGCGCGAGAGCAGGAGATTCCATTTGTATTTGCTCTGGGTAGAAAAGCGCTTGGACGATGCGTCAACAAACTTGTATCTGTTAGTGTAGTTGGAATCATAAACTATTCTGGAGCAGAG CGCCTATTCGAGCATTTAGTGTCACTAACAGAAGAGGCAACAAAGGCCTACAAGGAAATGGTGTCGTCTCTGGAGCAGGAGCAAGCAGAGGAGGCTTTGAAACATGTCAAGAAAGTCCCACACCACATGGGACACTCTCGCAACCACTCCGCAGCCTCCGCTACCTCCTTTTGCTCAGTTATCTCGGAGCCCATCTCTGAGGTTAATGAGAAGGAATATG AGACTACAAACTGGCGAAGTATGGTTGAAACCGTAGACGCTCCAGAAACAGCTGAGGCCGAAGTAAGCGCCCCTTCGCCTCCTGTGGCCCCTTGCAGAGACAATGAGACCGTGTCAGCTCCCGCAAGCGCCGTGCCTCAGAGGGCAACACCGGGTCACGGCGAGCGGGACGAGGTCCGCGCCGACGACCGTCTGGAGCTGGCTTCTCAGCAGAGTACGGAGACCGGTTCGCTGGACGGCAGCTGCAGGGGCCCGCTtaactcctccatcacttccaCCACCTCCACCCTGGTGCCCGGCATGCTGGAAGAGGCCGAGCAggaggacgaagaagaagaggacTACACTCCCAAGCCCATTTCCGTGGAGGTACCCACCCTCAACAGCCGTATTGAATCGTGGTTGTCCAAAACCCTGGAGATGCAGCTGGGAAAAACCCAGGACAGtacagaagaggaagaagatgaagaggaggaagacgaggaagaggaggaggaggaagcagaagatgaagatgaagagaGAGTACATAGCGGGGAGGAGGAAGGCCTCGTTACAGATGGCATCTCGGATACCAAGGTGGAGGACAAAATAAAAGAGGTAGAGGCAAAGGAGGTCACGGCCTGA
- the LOC144194165 gene encoding SHC-transforming protein 1-like — protein MEEDLEAAQLSICSIHTLVHSPHIGRESERHLFTKRDLLVIHKSCTDNRNGGKLTRTTSNCNFWNSWTLNYMGHPMLDAVHACIPSTAFTKKLHSGAFTGAGMLKRTKYSRLLNDSKSSLDDWSPSSSLSSESVDGPQEGDQTCDATNPPKRPIAIHRTCSFPGTPSCSSCALHKCKKCSSVVQRVVHHHMKYMGSVEVTQPMRILDFDTRKQVTREAINRLCKRTTAKSAVKTKTPEHKRLSCVLGRSNLQFSGRRVILSVSPDTLTLLGASSQKITQHSVQAISFASGGDQDMEDYIAYVAKDQNNQRACHILECPQGRAADVIRSIGWAFEFRFKQLLCHTPLLVSTDPRSDGRVCNIRSREETLTETKAAIDNNHDVSSLRHHYYNVTPKKGFEDMRVTRVDENQVGSLATISLYENCSIAQNTDDRSTDPPDCELRCNPYSPICETHHLIQEEAWFHGRLERERAESLLAHNGDFLVRESSSARGQYVLSGMDRTIVRHLLLVDPHGQVGINNTRRGMGPEVETIQHASCACV, from the exons atggaggaggacctggaagCTGCCCAGCTGTCAATCTGCTCCATTCACACATTGGTCCACAGTCCACACATAGGGAGAGAGTCAGAGCGACACCTATTCACAAAGAGGGACCTTCTAGTCATTCATAAAAGCTGCACAGACAACAGAAACGGAGGGAAGTTGACAAGGACGACTTCAAATTGCAACTTTTGGAATTCCTGGACCTTAAACTACATGGGACATCCCATGTTAGATGCGG TTCACGCCTGCATCCCATCCACTGCTTTTACAAAGAAACTGCACAGCGGAGCTTTCACCGG TGCCGGCATGCTGAAGCGCACTAAATACAGCCGCCTGCTCAATGATTCCAAAAGCTCTCTAGACGATTGGTCCCCAAGCAGCTCGCTTAGCTCTGAAAGTGTAGATGGTCCCCAGGAGGGGGATCAAACCTGTGATGCGACCAATCCCCCCAAAAGACCAATCGCCATCCATCGCACGTGCAGTTTTCCCGGGACCCCAAGCTGCTCTTCCTGCGCTCTACACAAATGCAAGAAGTGCTCTTCAGTGGTCCAGAGAGTGGTCCATCACCACATGAAG TATATGGGTAGCGTGGAAGTGACCCAGCCCATGAGAATCCTTGACTTTGACACAAGAAAGCAAGTAACTCG AGAGGCAATCAACAGACTGTGCAAGAGGACGACGGCCAAAAGCGCAGTGAAAACAAAGACT CCTGAACATAAACGGCTGTCGTGCGTTCTGGGCCGGAGCAACCTGCAGTTTTCGGGCAGGCGGGTCATCCTTAGCGTCTCCCCAGACACGCTGACTCTTCTGGGGGCCTCCTCGCAG AAAATTACTCAACACTCCGTCCAAGCAATTTCATTCGCCTCTGGGGGAGACCAA GACATGGAAGACTACATTGCATATGTAGCCAAAGACCAAAACAATCAAAGAG CATGTCATATCCTCGAGTGCCCTCAAGGTCGAGCGGCCGATGTCATCCGTAGCATCGGTTGGGCCTTCGAGTTTCGCTTCAAACAGCTCCTATGTCACACGCCGTTGCTCGTCTCCACTGATCCCAG ATCAGATGGCAGAGTTTGCAACATACGGAGTCGAGAGGAGACATTGACCGAGACGAAAGCTGCCATTGATAACAATCACGATGTTTCCAGTTTGCGTCATCACTACTATAATGTGACTCCAAAGAAGGGATTTGAGGACATGCGGGTCACGAGGGTGGACGAGAACCAG GTTGGGTCCTTGGCAACAATTTCTTTGTATGAAAATTGTTCGATAGCACAGAATACGGATGACCGATCAACAG ACCCACCTGATTGTGAACTACGGTGTAATCCATATTCTCCTATTTGTGAAACACACCACCTGATCCAGGAAGAGGCTTGGTTTCATGGCAG GTTAGAAAGAGAGCGAGCCGAATCACTTCTGGCACACAACGGAGACTTCCTGGTCCGAGAGAGCAGCTCGGCCCGCGGTCAGTATGTTCTCAGCGGGATGGACAGAACCATCGTGCGGCACCTATTGCTGGTCGATCCACATGGCCAGGTTGGTATCAACAACACGAGGCGTGGGATGGGACCAGAAGTTGAGACGATTCAACATGCCAGTTGTGCTTGTGTGTGA
- the cops2 gene encoding COP9 signalosome complex subunit 2 yields MSDMEDDFMCNDEEDYDLEYSEDSNSEPNVDLENQYYNSKALKEDDPKAALSSFQKVLELEGEKGEWGFKALKQMIKINFKLTNFPEMMNRYKQLLTYIRSAVTRNYSEKSINSILDYISTSKQMDLLQEFYETTLEALKDAKNDRLWFKTNTKLGKLYLEREEYGKLQKILRQLHQSCQTDDGEDDLKKGTQLLEIYALEIQMYTAQKNNKKLKALYEQSLHIKSAIPHPLIMGVIRECGGKMHLREGEFEKAHTDFFEAFKNYDESGSPRRTTCLKYLVLANMLMKSGINPFDSQEAKPYKNDPEILAMTNLVSAYQNNDITEFEKILKTNHSNIMDDPFIREHIEELLRNIRTQVLIKLIKPYTRIHIPFISKELNIDVCDVESLLVQCILDNTIHGRIDQVNQLLELDYQKRGGARYTALDKWTNQLNSLNQAIVSKLT; encoded by the exons GAATATTCGGAAGACAGCAATTCGGAGCCTAATGTTGACCTGGAGAACCAGTACTACAACTCCAAAGCCTTGAAAGAGGATGATCCCAAAGCAGCGCTCAGCAGTTTCCAGAAG GTACTGGAGCTAGAAGGCGAAAAAGGCGAATGGGGGTTCAAAGCACTGAagcaaatgattaaaataaactTCAAATTG ACTAACTTCCCAGAGATGATGAACCGATACAAACAGCTCCTGACGTATATAAGAAGCGCCGTCACCAGGAACTACTCGGAAAAGTCCATCAACTCCATTCTGGACTACATATCAACTTCCAAACAG ATGGATTTACTACAAGAGTTCTACGAAACGACTTTGGAAGCtttaaaagatgcaaaaaacGACAGACTTTGGTTCAAAACCAACACAAAG TTGGGAAAGTTGTACCTGGAAAGAGAAGAGTATGGAAAGCTGCAAAAAATCCTGAGGCAATTACACCAGTCTTGTCAG ACGGACGATGGCGAGGATGACCTCAAGAAAGGGACGCAGCTGTTAGAGATCTACGCTCTGGAAATTCAGATGTACacggcacaaaaaaacaacaagaaattgAAAGCCCTGTACGAGCAGTCACTCCACATCAAATCTGCCATCCCTCATCCACTTATAATGGGCGTCATTCGGG AGTGCGGCGGGAAAATGCATCTGAGAGAGGGCGAGTTTGAGAAAGCTCACACAGACTTCTTCGAGGCCTTTAAAAACTACGACGAATCCGGAAGCCCAAGACGGACGACGTGTTTGAAGTACCTGGTGCTTGCCAACATGCTAATGAAGTCGGGAATCAATCCTTTTGACTCGCAAGAG GCCAAACCATACAAAAACGATCCAGAGATATTAGCAATGACGAATTTAGTAAG CGCCTACCAGAATAACGACATCACTGAAtttgagaaaatattaaaaacaaatcacagtAACATCATGGACGACCCCTTCATCAGAGAACATATAGAAG agcTGCTGCGGAATATCAGAACTCAAGTACTTATAAAACTCATCAAACCATACACAAGAATACACATCCCTTTTATTTCGAAG GAGCTAAATATCGACGTTTGTGATGTGGAGAGTCTGCTGGTGCAGTGCATTTTGGATAA CACAATCCACGGGCGAATCGACCAAGTCAACCAACTACTAGAACTGGACTACCAGAAGAGGGGAGGGGCTCGTTACACAGCTTTAGACAAATGGACAAATCAGCTGAACTCTCTCAACCAGGCCATTGTGAGCAAGCTCACATGA